One Agrobacterium vaccinii DNA window includes the following coding sequences:
- the tsaE gene encoding tRNA (adenosine(37)-N6)-threonylcarbamoyltransferase complex ATPase subunit type 1 TsaE, with product MNDTASPLSIFLAGEADTIRLGEELALTVRPGDCIALVGDLGAGKSTLARALIRAIADDDQMEVPSPTFTIVQSYALRFPVAHLDLYRLSDVSELDELGIDEMLSDGVCLIEWPEIASSELPSDSTIILRLTHQGEGRVATIEAPPHQKARLGRVFAIRTFLEAAGQTDATRRYFSGDAAYRTYESVRNGDDQYLLMDWQPPPRGPIIQDGKTYAEIVHLAREVMPFVALDHYLTENGFSAPAILAQDLESGLLLLEDMGRDGVLDGAGNPIEDRYLESVACLAKLHEATAPGQITMSNGATYTVPPFDPAAMKIETSLLLDWYVPHIRNEAIDEHERQRFFKAWDQLIEKLSGAETGLLLRDFHSPNIIWQPDQSGIRRVGLIDFQDAMIGPTAYDLASIIQDARVTISPDLQARMMERYLGIRRQNSGFDEKSFLKAFAIMAAQRNCKLVGIWVRLMKRDGKPHYMQHMPRTFSYLRSALEHPELAPLRGWFTDAGIDLH from the coding sequence ATGAACGACACGGCTTCTCCCCTGTCCATTTTTCTCGCCGGTGAGGCAGACACGATCAGGCTTGGCGAAGAGCTGGCGCTGACAGTGCGTCCCGGCGATTGCATCGCGCTTGTCGGGGACCTGGGCGCTGGAAAGTCCACTTTGGCGCGCGCGCTCATTCGTGCCATCGCCGATGACGACCAGATGGAGGTGCCAAGCCCGACCTTCACTATCGTCCAAAGCTACGCGCTGCGTTTTCCCGTCGCTCATCTCGACCTCTATAGGCTGTCGGATGTTTCCGAACTGGATGAACTGGGTATCGATGAGATGCTGTCGGATGGCGTCTGCCTGATCGAATGGCCGGAAATCGCTTCCAGCGAACTGCCCAGCGACAGCACCATCATTCTGCGCCTCACGCATCAGGGCGAAGGACGTGTCGCGACAATCGAAGCGCCGCCTCACCAAAAAGCCCGATTGGGTAGGGTTTTTGCCATCCGCACGTTTCTGGAAGCTGCAGGTCAAACGGACGCGACACGAAGATATTTCAGTGGCGATGCTGCATACCGGACCTACGAATCCGTCCGCAACGGCGATGATCAGTATCTGCTGATGGACTGGCAACCGCCGCCAAGGGGGCCGATTATTCAGGATGGCAAGACCTATGCCGAAATCGTGCATCTCGCGCGTGAGGTGATGCCCTTCGTCGCGCTCGATCATTATCTCACGGAGAACGGGTTTTCGGCACCGGCTATCCTCGCACAGGATCTGGAGAGTGGCTTATTGCTCCTTGAGGACATGGGCCGCGACGGCGTGCTGGACGGCGCCGGAAACCCTATCGAGGACCGTTACCTCGAAAGCGTCGCCTGTCTGGCCAAACTACACGAGGCCACGGCGCCCGGCCAGATTACAATGAGCAACGGCGCTACCTACACTGTGCCGCCATTCGACCCTGCCGCCATGAAGATCGAGACGTCTTTGTTGCTGGACTGGTATGTGCCACATATCCGCAACGAGGCGATTGACGAGCACGAAAGACAAAGGTTTTTTAAGGCTTGGGATCAATTGATCGAAAAGCTCTCGGGCGCCGAAACCGGGCTTCTCCTGCGCGATTTCCACTCGCCCAACATTATCTGGCAACCTGATCAATCGGGAATACGCCGGGTCGGCCTGATTGATTTTCAGGATGCGATGATCGGACCAACGGCCTATGATCTGGCCTCGATCATACAGGATGCACGCGTTACTATTTCACCTGATTTGCAGGCCAGGATGATGGAGCGATATCTTGGCATTCGTCGCCAAAATTCCGGTTTCGATGAAAAGTCTTTCCTGAAGGCCTTTGCCATCATGGCGGCCCAGCGCAATTGCAAACTGGTCGGCATCTGGGTGCGGCTGATGAAGCGTGATGGCAAGCCGCATTACATGCAGCACATGCCGCGCACCTTTTCCTACCTGCGTTCCGCGCTTGAGCATCCAGAGCTGGCACCTCTGCGCGGCTGGTTCACCGATGCAGGCATCGATCTTCACTAA
- a CDS encoding sensor histidine kinase, with the protein MAGTILSGFAAVAHAQQNLVLRTGERLFSSSETITYSLFIGIVSATLFSIVWLVRQRGNIEAETSEYRAALAEANAKISKYEALISDKSRRIVIWESASDRPEFIGQLPPETGMPQADQDFLAFGRWLRPTSASPLEKAIEKLRSHAQSFDLTVETQRGEVIEVQGRVSGGKAFARFVALNNLRAELAELQVERERLVSSISTFQDLLDSIEQPVWRRNSDGQLIWVNHAYAQGVDARSPEQTITEQRELLNTVTRQKIHASATPESPYHDRISTVVSGNRTFFDVVDIKTSGGSAGIAIDTTEAETVREELKRTLKSHAETLDHLATPVAIFDGRQRLQFYNQAFVSLWGLDLVLLESKPDNSELLDRLRSLGKLPEQLSWKSWKETALSVYRSLDTKTDLWHLPNGQTLRVIATAHPQGGATWVFENLTEQVDLQMRYNTLVKVQGETIDHLAEGVAVFGADGRIRLSNPAFRALWAITADEAAAGKHIRSIEDVCAQSYDKPDGWRAFSQFITSFNDERLSKQGTLELLSGLVLDYAIIPLPDSQTMLTFVNMTDSVRAERALKEKNEALRKADELKNDFVQHVSYELRSPLTNIIGFTDLLKTPGMGDLSERQAEYLDHISTSSSVLLTIVNDILDLATVDAGIMHLNYTENDLNELLEDVSVQITDRLQESGVLLEIVAPAHLGAIVADHQRLKQILLKLLTNASNFAPEGSVVTLTCKRTEGDFVFSVADQGPGIPEEMLKTVFDRFSTHGNGGRRTGAGLGLSIVESFVSLHSGQVTIDSRPGEGTVVSCRIPSGAHPHAIAAE; encoded by the coding sequence ATGGCGGGCACGATCCTCAGCGGTTTTGCGGCTGTGGCGCACGCCCAGCAAAATCTGGTTCTGCGCACGGGAGAGCGGCTTTTCTCCTCGTCGGAAACCATCACCTATTCCCTGTTCATCGGCATCGTCTCTGCGACGTTGTTTTCCATTGTCTGGCTCGTTCGCCAGCGCGGGAACATCGAGGCGGAAACCAGCGAGTATCGCGCCGCACTTGCGGAAGCGAACGCCAAGATTTCCAAATACGAAGCTCTGATTTCCGACAAGTCCAGACGGATCGTCATCTGGGAAAGCGCCAGTGACCGGCCTGAGTTCATCGGCCAGTTGCCGCCTGAAACAGGCATGCCGCAGGCTGATCAGGACTTCCTCGCTTTCGGGCGCTGGCTTCGACCAACCTCAGCCTCCCCCTTGGAAAAGGCGATCGAGAAACTTCGCAGCCACGCGCAGAGCTTCGACCTGACGGTTGAAACACAGCGCGGAGAGGTCATCGAGGTTCAGGGCCGCGTTTCGGGTGGAAAAGCCTTTGCCCGTTTCGTCGCGCTCAACAATCTACGCGCAGAACTTGCCGAACTTCAGGTGGAGCGCGAGCGGCTTGTCTCCTCGATATCGACGTTCCAGGATCTTCTCGATTCCATCGAGCAGCCCGTCTGGCGGCGCAATTCCGATGGACAACTCATATGGGTCAACCATGCCTATGCGCAGGGTGTGGATGCCCGCAGTCCAGAGCAGACCATCACCGAACAGCGTGAACTGCTCAATACGGTCACGCGTCAGAAAATCCACGCAAGTGCGACGCCGGAGTCTCCCTATCACGACCGCATTTCCACGGTGGTTTCCGGCAACAGAACATTCTTCGATGTCGTTGACATCAAGACCTCTGGCGGTTCCGCCGGTATCGCCATCGATACGACGGAAGCAGAGACGGTTCGCGAAGAGCTGAAACGCACGCTGAAAAGCCATGCCGAAACGCTGGATCATCTGGCAACACCCGTCGCCATCTTCGATGGTCGGCAGCGGCTGCAATTCTATAATCAGGCTTTTGTCAGCCTCTGGGGACTGGATCTGGTTCTTCTGGAATCCAAGCCTGATAATTCGGAGCTTCTGGATCGCCTGCGGTCCCTCGGCAAGTTGCCGGAACAATTGAGCTGGAAGAGCTGGAAGGAAACCGCCCTCTCCGTCTATCGCTCCCTCGATACCAAGACCGATCTGTGGCACCTGCCCAATGGACAGACTTTGCGCGTCATCGCCACTGCGCACCCACAGGGTGGTGCGACATGGGTGTTCGAAAACCTGACAGAGCAGGTCGATCTGCAGATGCGCTACAACACGCTCGTCAAGGTTCAGGGCGAAACCATCGACCATTTGGCCGAGGGCGTTGCCGTGTTCGGTGCCGATGGTCGAATCCGTCTGTCCAACCCGGCCTTCCGTGCGTTGTGGGCGATTACCGCCGATGAGGCTGCGGCAGGCAAACACATTCGCTCCATCGAAGACGTCTGCGCACAGTCCTACGACAAGCCAGATGGCTGGCGCGCCTTCAGCCAGTTTATCACCAGTTTCAATGACGAGCGTCTGTCCAAGCAGGGAACGCTCGAGCTTCTATCCGGCCTCGTGCTGGATTACGCGATCATTCCTTTGCCGGATTCGCAGACCATGCTGACCTTCGTCAATATGACTGACAGCGTGCGGGCCGAGCGGGCGCTTAAGGAAAAGAACGAGGCACTGCGCAAGGCCGACGAGCTCAAGAACGATTTCGTCCAGCATGTGTCCTATGAGCTGCGTTCGCCGCTGACCAATATCATCGGCTTCACCGACCTTCTCAAGACGCCCGGCATGGGTGATCTGTCCGAGCGGCAGGCGGAATATCTCGACCATATTTCCACATCGTCCTCGGTTCTTCTAACCATCGTCAACGACATTCTCGACCTTGCGACTGTGGATGCCGGTATCATGCATCTCAACTACACCGAAAACGATCTGAACGAGCTTCTCGAAGACGTGTCGGTACAGATCACCGACCGCCTGCAAGAAAGTGGCGTGTTGCTTGAAATCGTGGCCCCGGCGCATCTGGGCGCCATTGTCGCGGATCATCAGCGTCTCAAGCAGATTCTTCTCAAGCTGCTGACCAATGCGTCGAATTTCGCCCCCGAAGGCTCCGTGGTGACCCTGACCTGCAAGCGCACGGAAGGTGATTTCGTGTTCTCGGTCGCCGATCAGGGTCCGGGTATTCCCGAGGAGATGCTGAAGACGGTGTTCGACCGCTTCTCGACCCATGGCAATGGCGGTCGTCGCACCGGTGCAGGTCTTGGCCTTTCCATCGTGGAAAGCTTCGTCAGCCTGCACAGCGGTCAGGTCACAATCGACAGCCGACCCGGTGAGGGAACAGTCGTCAGCTGCCGTATTCCATCCGGCGCGCACCCGCATGCCATCGCCGCAGAATGA
- the ahcY gene encoding adenosylhomocysteinase — translation MSAEKDYIVADINLADYGRKELDIAETEMPGLMSCREEFGQTKPLKGARISGSLHMTIQTAVLIETLKELGADIRWASCNIFSTQDHAAAAIAATGIPVFAVKGESLTEYWEYTDKIFQWADGGVSNMILDDGGDATMYILLGARAEAGEDVLSNPGSEEEEILIAQIKKRLAASPGWFTKQRDAIKGVTEETTTGVHRLYDLSKKGLLPFPAINVNDSVTKSKFDNKYGCKESLVDGIRRATDVMMAGKVAVVCGYGDVGKGSAASLQGAGARVKVTEIDPICALQAAMDGFEVVRLEDVVASADIFITTTGNKDVIRIEHMREMKDMAIVGNIGHFDNEIQVAALKNLKWTNIKPQVDMIEFAKGNRMILLSEGRLLNLGNATGHPSFVMSASFTNQVLGQIELFTKQGEYKNDVYVLPKHLDEKVARLHLEKLGVKLTELSEVQADYIGVSKTGPFKAEHYRY, via the coding sequence ATGAGCGCTGAAAAAGATTACATCGTCGCCGACATCAACCTTGCAGACTATGGCCGCAAGGAACTGGACATTGCTGAAACGGAAATGCCGGGACTGATGTCCTGCCGCGAAGAATTCGGCCAGACCAAGCCTTTGAAGGGTGCACGGATCTCCGGTTCGCTTCACATGACCATCCAGACAGCCGTTCTGATCGAGACCCTTAAGGAATTGGGTGCCGACATTCGCTGGGCATCCTGCAACATTTTCTCCACGCAGGACCACGCCGCCGCTGCCATCGCTGCAACCGGCATTCCAGTTTTCGCCGTCAAGGGTGAAAGCCTGACGGAATACTGGGAATACACCGACAAGATTTTCCAGTGGGCCGATGGCGGCGTTTCCAACATGATCCTCGACGACGGTGGCGATGCCACCATGTACATCCTTCTTGGCGCACGCGCGGAAGCCGGTGAGGACGTTCTGTCCAATCCAGGTTCGGAAGAAGAAGAAATCCTCATCGCCCAGATCAAGAAGCGCCTCGCCGCTTCTCCGGGCTGGTTCACCAAGCAGCGCGATGCGATCAAGGGCGTAACCGAAGAAACCACGACAGGCGTTCACCGCCTTTACGACCTCAGCAAGAAGGGCCTGCTGCCCTTCCCTGCCATCAACGTCAATGACAGCGTCACCAAGTCGAAGTTCGACAACAAGTACGGCTGCAAGGAATCGTTGGTCGACGGCATTCGCCGCGCCACCGACGTCATGATGGCCGGCAAGGTTGCCGTCGTCTGCGGTTACGGCGATGTGGGCAAGGGTTCCGCCGCTTCGCTTCAGGGCGCTGGCGCTCGCGTCAAGGTCACCGAGATCGACCCGATCTGCGCGCTTCAGGCTGCCATGGACGGCTTTGAAGTCGTTCGTCTGGAAGACGTCGTTGCCTCTGCCGACATCTTCATCACCACGACCGGCAACAAGGACGTCATCCGCATCGAGCACATGCGCGAGATGAAGGACATGGCCATTGTCGGCAACATCGGCCACTTCGACAATGAAATTCAGGTTGCTGCGCTCAAGAACCTCAAGTGGACGAACATCAAGCCGCAGGTCGACATGATCGAGTTCGCCAAGGGCAACCGCATGATCCTTCTGTCTGAGGGACGTCTGCTGAACCTCGGCAACGCGACGGGTCACCCATCCTTCGTCATGTCTGCATCCTTCACCAACCAGGTGCTGGGTCAGATCGAGCTGTTCACGAAGCAGGGCGAATACAAAAACGACGTTTACGTGCTGCCAAAGCACCTCGACGAGAAGGTCGCACGCCTGCATCTTGAGAAGCTGGGCGTGAAGCTGACAGAACTTTCTGAAGTTCAGGCTGATTATATCGGCGTGTCCAAGACCGGTCCGTTTAAGGCTGAACACTACAGATATTGA
- a CDS encoding HPr family phosphocarrier protein, whose translation MSPLSRELLIVNKRGLHARASAKFVQMVDSYDAAITVSKDGMTVGGTSIMGLMMLAASPGCTVVVEASGNQAAEALAALEALVADRFGEEV comes from the coding sequence ATGTCGCCTCTTTCGCGGGAATTGCTGATCGTTAACAAGCGTGGCCTCCACGCCCGCGCATCTGCGAAATTCGTTCAGATGGTCGACAGTTACGATGCCGCTATCACCGTGTCCAAGGATGGCATGACCGTTGGCGGCACATCCATCATGGGTCTCATGATGCTGGCAGCCAGCCCCGGCTGTACTGTGGTGGTCGAGGCCAGCGGAAATCAGGCAGCCGAAGCGCTGGCCGCACTCGAAGCACTGGTGGCAGACCGCTTCGGCGAAGAAGTTTGA
- a CDS encoding PTS sugar transporter subunit IIA, giving the protein MIGLVLVTHGKLAEEFRHAVEHVVGPQKLIETVCIGPEDDMDQRRQDILDAVTRANDGNGVIILTDMFGGTPSNLAISVMNGGSVEVIAGVNLPMLIKLAGIRMEDNMEKALQEASDAGRKYINVASRVLSGK; this is encoded by the coding sequence ATGATCGGACTAGTGCTTGTCACCCATGGCAAGCTGGCCGAGGAGTTTCGTCACGCTGTAGAGCATGTCGTCGGCCCTCAGAAATTGATCGAGACGGTCTGTATCGGTCCCGAAGATGACATGGACCAACGTCGCCAGGATATTCTGGACGCCGTCACGCGCGCAAATGACGGCAACGGCGTGATCATTTTGACCGACATGTTCGGTGGAACGCCCTCCAATCTCGCCATCTCTGTCATGAATGGTGGCAGCGTCGAAGTCATCGCAGGTGTCAATCTTCCCATGCTGATCAAACTTGCGGGCATTCGCATGGAAGATAACATGGAGAAGGCCTTGCAGGAGGCCTCGGATGCTGGCAGAAAATATATCAACGTCGCCAGCCGCGTTCTCAGCGGCAAATAA
- a CDS encoding HPr kinase/phosphorylase — protein MSAERTNIHATAIVIGKTGLLFVGPSGSGKSELAFSFMTEAQRCGLETALVADDQVFMTCRDGRVMVERPETIAGLLELRSSGIITMKSVASAVMDYAVTTEPNHETPRLPPARERFQLSLDASLPLLRIPRDSIMPYGKFAALAQNLFITKGM, from the coding sequence ATGAGCGCTGAGCGAACCAATATCCACGCCACCGCTATCGTCATCGGCAAGACGGGCCTGTTGTTCGTCGGTCCATCCGGCAGCGGGAAAAGCGAGCTCGCCTTCAGTTTCATGACCGAGGCGCAGCGATGCGGCCTCGAAACTGCGCTTGTTGCAGACGATCAGGTTTTCATGACGTGCCGTGATGGGCGCGTGATGGTGGAGCGACCTGAGACCATCGCGGGTCTTCTCGAACTGCGCAGCAGCGGCATCATCACCATGAAAAGCGTCGCATCCGCCGTGATGGACTATGCAGTAACCACCGAACCAAACCACGAAACGCCCCGCTTGCCGCCGGCACGTGAGCGTTTTCAACTGAGTCTTGACGCCTCCCTGCCGTTGCTGCGCATTCCACGCGACAGCATCATGCCCTATGGAAAATTTGCTGCACTTGCTCAGAATCTTTTCATAACCAAGGGAATGTGA
- a CDS encoding sensor histidine kinase, whose amino-acid sequence MLNKTQESVSDQTDADDRESGRRYRIHPLTIIRRIFGNAVFSSLTRRILFFNVAATVVLVGGILYLNQFREGLIDARVESLLTQGEIIAGAISASASVDTNSITINPEKLLELQAGQSITPVPNDEDLSFPINPERVAPVLRRLISPTRTRARLFDADANILLDSRHLYSRGQVLRYDLPPVTPETQTWSEWFASVFNRMLQPSSLPLYKETPGGDGSIYPEVMNALTGVRGAVVRVTEKGELIVSVAVPVQRFRAVLGVLLLSTQAGDIDKIVHAERLAIMRVFGIATLVNIVLSLLLSSTIATPLRRLSAAAIRVRRGAKAREEIPDFSARQDEIGNLSIALREMTNALYDRIDAIESFAADVSHELKNPLTSLRSAVETLPRAKTEESKQRLTEIIFHDVRRLDRLISDISDASRLDAELARVDASPVDLEVLLSNLVEISRQISAKKKSVTIDYLVDHKPGTKVSYVVNGHDLRIGQIITNLIENARSFVSQDGGRIVVHLLRQKDRCIVRVEDNGPGIQAEDIDRIFERFYTDRPASEGFGQNSGLGLSISRQIAEAHGGTLKADNIIDKYGVISGARFSLSLPAAHSHER is encoded by the coding sequence TTGCTGAACAAGACGCAGGAAAGCGTATCGGATCAAACCGATGCCGACGATCGTGAGAGCGGTCGCCGGTATCGTATTCATCCGTTGACGATTATCCGCCGCATCTTCGGCAATGCCGTCTTCTCCAGCCTGACGCGGCGCATCCTGTTCTTCAACGTTGCGGCAACCGTGGTTCTGGTCGGTGGTATTCTCTACCTCAATCAGTTCCGCGAAGGACTGATCGATGCGCGCGTCGAAAGCCTTCTGACCCAGGGCGAAATCATTGCTGGCGCGATATCCGCGTCTGCGTCTGTCGATACCAACTCGATCACCATCAATCCCGAAAAGCTGCTGGAGTTGCAGGCGGGCCAGAGCATCACGCCGGTCCCAAATGACGAGGATCTGAGTTTTCCGATCAACCCGGAGCGCGTAGCACCCGTGTTGCGACGGTTGATTTCGCCGACCCGTACCCGCGCCCGGCTTTTCGATGCGGACGCCAATATCCTGCTCGATTCGCGACATCTTTATTCGCGCGGTCAGGTGCTGCGTTACGATCTGCCACCCGTCACGCCTGAGACCCAGACTTGGAGCGAGTGGTTTGCCAGCGTCTTCAATCGCATGCTCCAACCGAGCAGTCTGCCGCTCTACAAGGAAACGCCCGGCGGTGATGGCTCGATCTACCCGGAAGTGATGAACGCTTTGACCGGCGTGCGTGGCGCCGTGGTGCGTGTGACCGAAAAAGGCGAATTGATCGTTTCAGTCGCCGTCCCCGTCCAGCGTTTCCGTGCTGTGCTTGGCGTGTTGCTGCTCTCCACGCAGGCGGGCGACATCGACAAGATCGTCCACGCCGAACGTCTTGCCATCATGCGTGTGTTCGGCATCGCGACGCTGGTCAACATCGTTCTGTCCTTGCTTTTGTCGTCCACGATCGCCACACCTCTGCGTCGCCTGTCAGCGGCAGCGATCCGTGTGCGTCGGGGCGCCAAGGCACGTGAGGAAATCCCGGACTTTTCAGCGCGTCAGGATGAAATCGGCAACCTGTCCATCGCCCTTCGCGAGATGACCAATGCGCTCTACGACCGCATCGACGCCATTGAAAGCTTTGCCGCCGATGTCAGCCATGAGCTGAAGAACCCGCTGACATCGCTGCGTAGCGCCGTGGAAACCCTGCCGCGCGCCAAGACCGAAGAATCAAAGCAGCGCCTGACCGAGATCATTTTCCACGACGTTCGCCGTCTGGATCGTCTGATCAGCGACATCTCCGACGCGTCGCGGCTGGATGCCGAGCTTGCCCGCGTCGATGCGTCACCGGTCGATCTGGAGGTATTGCTGAGCAATCTGGTGGAGATTTCTCGCCAGATCAGTGCGAAGAAAAAAAGCGTGACTATCGATTACCTCGTGGACCATAAACCCGGCACCAAGGTCAGCTATGTCGTCAACGGACATGATCTGCGGATCGGCCAGATAATTACCAACCTTATCGAGAATGCACGTTCTTTCGTCTCGCAGGATGGCGGACGGATTGTCGTGCATCTCCTGCGCCAGAAAGACCGCTGCATCGTGCGGGTCGAGGATAACGGCCCCGGCATTCAGGCAGAAGATATCGATCGTATTTTCGAGCGCTTCTACACCGACCGTCCTGCAAGCGAAGGCTTCGGGCAGAATTCCGGCCTTGGCCTCTCCATCAGCCGCCAGATTGCCGAAGCCCATGGCGGCACGTTGAAGGCAGACAACATCATCGACAAATATGGCGTGATTTCCGGTGCGCGCTTCAGCCTGTCGCTTCCCGCCGCGCATAGTCATGAGCGCTGA
- the chvI gene encoding two-component system response regulator ChvI translates to MQTIALVDDDRNILTSVSIALEAEGYKVETYTDGASALDGLVARPPQLAIFDIKMPRMDGMELLRRLRQKSDLPVIFLTSKDEEIDELFGLKMGADDFITKPFSQRLLVERVKAILRRASSRDAAVPGASPLKPTADQQARTLERGQLAMDQERHTCTWKGEPVTLTVTEFLILHSLAQRPGVVKSRDALMDAAYDEQVYVDDRTIDSHIKRLRKKFKLVDNDFDMIETLYGVGYRFREAA, encoded by the coding sequence ATGCAAACAATTGCGCTTGTGGACGATGACCGAAATATTTTGACTTCGGTGTCGATCGCGCTGGAAGCAGAAGGTTATAAGGTCGAAACGTATACGGACGGAGCATCTGCTCTGGATGGGCTGGTCGCACGTCCACCGCAGCTGGCAATTTTCGATATCAAGATGCCGCGCATGGATGGCATGGAACTTCTGCGCCGCCTGCGCCAGAAATCCGATCTGCCCGTTATCTTTCTGACGTCGAAGGATGAAGAGATCGACGAGTTGTTCGGCCTCAAGATGGGCGCCGATGATTTCATCACCAAGCCTTTCTCGCAGCGCCTTCTCGTCGAGCGGGTCAAGGCGATCCTTCGCCGTGCCAGCAGTCGCGATGCCGCGGTTCCCGGTGCAAGCCCCCTCAAGCCAACGGCAGACCAGCAGGCGCGTACGCTGGAGCGCGGACAGCTTGCCATGGATCAGGAACGGCATACCTGCACCTGGAAAGGCGAGCCTGTGACTTTGACGGTCACGGAGTTCCTCATTCTTCATTCACTGGCGCAACGCCCCGGCGTCGTCAAAAGCCGCGATGCGCTGATGGATGCCGCCTATGACGAGCAGGTCTATGTGGACGACCGCACCATCGACAGCCACATCAAGCGCCTGCGCAAGAAGTTCAAGCTGGTCGATAACGACTTCGATATGATTGAAACGCTCTACGGTGTAGGATATCGCTTCCGCGAAGCAGCCTGA
- a CDS encoding phosphoenolpyruvate carboxykinase, which yields MKELGVHNPENGVSALGLTGVSVVHYNLIESELYEEAIRNGEADVTADGALRAVTGQHTGRSPKDKFVVRDASTEDSIWWDNNKPLSPEHFDILHKDMLAHAAGKTLYVQDLIGGADEDNALPTRVVTELAWHGLFIRNLLIRPAREKLGTFKQKLTIINLPSFKADPARHGVRTETVIACDLTKGLVLIGGTSYAGENKKSVFTVLNYLLPAKGVMPMHCSANVGPDGDAAVFFGLSGTGKTTLSADPSRTLIGDDEHGWGEDGIFNFEGGCYAKAIKLSAEAEPEIYAATRRFGTVLENVVLDENRVPDFNDNSLTENTRSAYPLHFIPNASETGIAGHPKTIIMLTADAFGVLPPIARLTPEQAMYHFLSGYTAKVAGTEKGVTEPEATFSTCFGAPFMPRHPAEYGNLLRDLIGKHGVDCWLVNTGWTGGAYGIGKRMPIKATRALLTAALTGELKNAQFRTDANFGVAVPTALEGVDSAILDPRSTWADGAAYDAQAKKLVSMFVTNFTKFEDHVDSKVRDAAPGLLIAAE from the coding sequence GTGAAAGAACTTGGAGTACATAATCCAGAAAATGGAGTGTCGGCACTCGGTTTGACCGGCGTTTCTGTCGTGCACTACAACCTCATCGAGAGCGAATTGTACGAAGAGGCGATCCGCAACGGCGAAGCGGATGTCACCGCAGACGGCGCTTTGCGTGCAGTAACCGGCCAGCATACGGGCCGTTCGCCCAAGGACAAGTTCGTCGTTCGCGACGCCTCCACGGAAGACAGCATCTGGTGGGACAACAACAAGCCCCTGTCGCCAGAACACTTCGACATCCTCCACAAGGACATGCTGGCACATGCTGCCGGCAAGACGCTTTACGTGCAGGACCTGATCGGTGGCGCGGATGAAGACAATGCGCTTCCAACACGCGTCGTGACCGAACTTGCCTGGCACGGCCTGTTCATTCGTAACCTTCTGATCCGCCCGGCGCGTGAAAAACTCGGCACCTTCAAGCAGAAGCTGACGATCATCAACCTGCCGAGCTTCAAGGCCGATCCGGCCCGCCACGGTGTGCGCACCGAGACCGTGATCGCCTGCGACCTCACCAAGGGTCTGGTTCTCATCGGCGGCACGTCCTATGCCGGTGAAAACAAGAAGTCGGTCTTCACGGTTCTGAATTACCTGCTGCCTGCTAAGGGCGTCATGCCTATGCACTGCTCTGCCAATGTCGGCCCGGATGGTGATGCTGCCGTGTTCTTCGGTCTTTCCGGCACCGGTAAGACGACGCTGTCTGCCGATCCATCGCGCACGTTGATCGGCGATGATGAGCATGGCTGGGGCGAAGATGGCATCTTCAACTTCGAAGGCGGCTGTTACGCCAAGGCCATCAAGCTGTCGGCGGAAGCCGAGCCGGAGATTTATGCGGCTACCCGCCGCTTCGGCACGGTGCTGGAAAACGTCGTTCTCGATGAAAACCGCGTTCCTGATTTCAACGACAACTCGCTGACTGAAAACACCCGCAGTGCCTATCCGCTGCACTTCATTCCGAATGCGTCGGAAACCGGCATTGCGGGTCACCCGAAGACAATCATCATGCTGACGGCGGATGCTTTCGGCGTGTTGCCGCCAATCGCCCGATTGACGCCTGAGCAGGCCATGTACCACTTCCTCTCTGGTTATACGGCGAAGGTTGCTGGCACTGAAAAAGGCGTTACCGAACCGGAAGCGACATTCTCGACCTGCTTCGGCGCCCCCTTCATGCCGCGCCACCCTGCAGAATACGGCAACCTGCTGCGCGACCTGATCGGCAAGCACGGCGTCGATTGCTGGCTCGTCAACACCGGTTGGACCGGCGGCGCCTACGGCATCGGCAAACGTATGCCCATCAAGGCGACGCGCGCCCTGCTGACCGCAGCGCTGACAGGCGAGTTGAAGAACGCTCAGTTCCGCACCGATGCGAATTTTGGTGTCGCAGTTCCAACTGCACTGGAAGGTGTCGACAGCGCAATTCTCGATCCGCGTTCGACATGGGCAGACGGTGCCGCCTACGATGCGCAGGCCAAGAAGCTCGTTTCCATGTTCGTCACGAACTTCACCAAGTTCGAAGACCATGTGGACAGCAAGGTTCGCGATGCGGCTCCCGGCCTGCTGATCGCCGCAGAATAA